In Anguilla rostrata isolate EN2019 chromosome 1, ASM1855537v3, whole genome shotgun sequence, a genomic segment contains:
- the zfp36l1a gene encoding mRNA decay activator protein ZFP36L1a isoform X1 → MTTAVVSPFFDFSEVINKNSKMLNYNNNNVVGTPHLMSVPCTGANHPTSTGALLDRKAVGTPSVGGAYQRRHSVTLPSSKFNQNQFLNSLKMDATLSSGGGGGGGGSNNKENRFRERSYSETGERLLQKCSNGGGGGGNGQVNSSRYKTELCRPFEENGTCKYGDKCQFAHGIHELRSLSRHPKYKTELCRTFHTIGFCPYGPRCHFIHNAEERRGPPPLSSSNKMERPRLHHSYSFAGFSSLGNPQDSPTSVTPPPMFSAEDLSEWPSNPFTYSSQELASLFCPSLGVPPSADPSVQAPPSPTTPYYFRPMSESPQMFEAPPSPPDSLSDQEGYQSSSGSLSGSESPILDTNRRLPIFSRLSISDE, encoded by the coding sequence AATAGCAAAATGctcaactacaacaacaacaacgtgGTTGGCACACCCCACCTGATGTCCGTACCCTGTACGGGTGCCaaccaccccacctccaccggGGCCCTGCTGGACAGGAAGGCGGTGGGGACGCCCTCTGTGGGAGGGGCCTACCAGCGCCGGCATTCCGTCACGCTTCCCAGCTCGAAGTTCAACCAGAACCAGTTCCTCAACAGCCTAAAGATGGACGCCACGCTGTCctcgggcggcggcggcggcggcggcggcagcaacAACAAGGAGAACCGATTCCGCGAACGCTCCTACTCCGAGACCGGCGAGCGGCTGCTGCAGAAGTGCAgcaacggcggcggcggcggcggcaacgGCCAGGTGAACTCCAGCCGCTACAAGACGGAGCTGTGCCGGCCCTTCGAGGAGAACGGCACCTGCAAGTACGGCGACAAGTGCCAGTTCGCCCACGGCATCCACGAGCTGCGCAGCCTCAGCCGGCACCCCAAGTACAAGACGGAGCTCTGCCGCACCTTCCACACCATCGGCTTCTGCCCCTACGGCCCGCGCTGCCACTTCATCCACAACGCCGAGGAGCGCCGGGGGCCCcctccgctctcctcctccaACAAGATGGAGCGCCCGCGCCTCCACCACAGCTACAGCTTCGCCGGGTTCTCCAGCCTGGGCAACCCGCAGGACAGCCCCACCTCCGTCACCCCTCCGCCCATGTTCTCGGCCGAGGACCTGTCCGAGTGGCCCAGCAACCCCTTCACCTACTCCAGCCAGGAGCTGGCCAGCCTGTTCTGCCCCAGCCTGGGGGTGCCGCCGAGCGCCGACCCCTCCGtccaggccccgccctcccctacCACGCCTTACTACTTCAGGCCCATGTCGGAGTCGCCTCAGATGTTTGAggcgccccccagccccccggaCTCCCTCTCTGACCAGGAGGGCTACCAGAGCAGCTCGGGGAGCCTGAGTGGCTCGGAGTCCCCCATCCTCGACACCAACCGCCGGCTCCCCATCTTCAGCAGACTCTCCATCTCAGATGAATAA
- the zfp36l1a gene encoding mRNA decay activator protein ZFP36L1a isoform X2 → MLNYNNNNVVGTPHLMSVPCTGANHPTSTGALLDRKAVGTPSVGGAYQRRHSVTLPSSKFNQNQFLNSLKMDATLSSGGGGGGGGSNNKENRFRERSYSETGERLLQKCSNGGGGGGNGQVNSSRYKTELCRPFEENGTCKYGDKCQFAHGIHELRSLSRHPKYKTELCRTFHTIGFCPYGPRCHFIHNAEERRGPPPLSSSNKMERPRLHHSYSFAGFSSLGNPQDSPTSVTPPPMFSAEDLSEWPSNPFTYSSQELASLFCPSLGVPPSADPSVQAPPSPTTPYYFRPMSESPQMFEAPPSPPDSLSDQEGYQSSSGSLSGSESPILDTNRRLPIFSRLSISDE, encoded by the coding sequence ATGctcaactacaacaacaacaacgtgGTTGGCACACCCCACCTGATGTCCGTACCCTGTACGGGTGCCaaccaccccacctccaccggGGCCCTGCTGGACAGGAAGGCGGTGGGGACGCCCTCTGTGGGAGGGGCCTACCAGCGCCGGCATTCCGTCACGCTTCCCAGCTCGAAGTTCAACCAGAACCAGTTCCTCAACAGCCTAAAGATGGACGCCACGCTGTCctcgggcggcggcggcggcggcggcggcagcaacAACAAGGAGAACCGATTCCGCGAACGCTCCTACTCCGAGACCGGCGAGCGGCTGCTGCAGAAGTGCAgcaacggcggcggcggcggcggcaacgGCCAGGTGAACTCCAGCCGCTACAAGACGGAGCTGTGCCGGCCCTTCGAGGAGAACGGCACCTGCAAGTACGGCGACAAGTGCCAGTTCGCCCACGGCATCCACGAGCTGCGCAGCCTCAGCCGGCACCCCAAGTACAAGACGGAGCTCTGCCGCACCTTCCACACCATCGGCTTCTGCCCCTACGGCCCGCGCTGCCACTTCATCCACAACGCCGAGGAGCGCCGGGGGCCCcctccgctctcctcctccaACAAGATGGAGCGCCCGCGCCTCCACCACAGCTACAGCTTCGCCGGGTTCTCCAGCCTGGGCAACCCGCAGGACAGCCCCACCTCCGTCACCCCTCCGCCCATGTTCTCGGCCGAGGACCTGTCCGAGTGGCCCAGCAACCCCTTCACCTACTCCAGCCAGGAGCTGGCCAGCCTGTTCTGCCCCAGCCTGGGGGTGCCGCCGAGCGCCGACCCCTCCGtccaggccccgccctcccctacCACGCCTTACTACTTCAGGCCCATGTCGGAGTCGCCTCAGATGTTTGAggcgccccccagccccccggaCTCCCTCTCTGACCAGGAGGGCTACCAGAGCAGCTCGGGGAGCCTGAGTGGCTCGGAGTCCCCCATCCTCGACACCAACCGCCGGCTCCCCATCTTCAGCAGACTCTCCATCTCAGATGAATAA